The genome window ACATTTTGGATGGGTTTCGCAATCTCAATCTGAAGCTCACCATTTCTCGATTCCATTGTcaatatattttattggatGTGTAATACGCTTTTCACCATTTCACACAAGTTGGTACGGGAGGAATAAATTCATGCGGTGTGAGTAATAGCCGAGTAGAGTTTctttatgaaattaaaatggcAAAATGATGGCTATTATTATTAAGGTAGCCGAAAAGTTGAGTTTCCATTTTCAGCTTAATTGACTTTAATATTATTTCTACCATCATCTCTTGTGTGGCTCTTTCATTCCGCTTCAGAGATGTAATGAGTACTTTCACTTATTTCGACAATCAGAAACAGTAATCATCGTTGAAATTGATCATCACGATGCTTatggaaaaacaaattatattttatcgtACACACGACGGGTTATTACAATATGCTGAATGCTGTTTACAGAGGAAGTGTAGAGAGTTCAAATGTGTATATAGATGTACGGAGTCATTGACGATTCAcatgcatatatatatatatctaatGCCAGCAGATTGTAAATGATGAGCTTACATTagacttttgttttcgttttcaactCGTTCATCggtattttgttgttgttgttgttgttgttgttttgtttgctACTCACAAAGTAAAATGCATGAGACTGAAGCACAGTTTTTCGATTAATGTTAATGCATTTCAGCAAAACTTTTATGCTGAAAAATGATTTAGTGACTTGTTTACCACCCTAGCGATTTTCCTTTCATACTTTGTTCACTCTCATTGATTTtattctattggaattttcgtACAGAATCTGTTTATTGATGGAGACAGCTTACAGATTTATGgcaaagaagaaattttttgaatgtaaCCCATATGTTTGCGATTGTACAGATGTCTGTTCTGATGATTATGTCTGAACcgaattgaaaacgaaatgagtttaaattttgtcaCCGTTCTTTTATTGCAAAACTGTCACATTATACTTAGAGCtaacataaaaaacaattatatACAACAGATAGTTTAGAATAGGACTAGGTAGGAAAGTCATTGGTTTAGTATGGTCCAGATTTGCCGGGTGGGCCGTATTGAGCTGATGGTCCTGAGCTTCCGTGAGATGATCCGAAATCAATACCGGAGCCAGATCCTCCAATGCTGCCAATGTCACCTCCAGCGCTGTGTCCACCTCCAATGTCGCTGCTGTGTCCACCGCCGATTCCACCGCCGATTCCACCGCCGATTCCTCCACCGATTCCACCGCCGATTCCTCCGCCGATTCCACCGCCAATTGATCCACCTTCCTTTTGGGTCTTGTACTGTATGGAGTAGAGAAAGTTATTGAGTGGTTcggtaatttgtttttgtattgaacTGAACacaatgaacatttttgttttgccttCGATCCGATCGAATTTCAACCAGAGGAACTTTCGATTGTGAGTCGATTGTTCGATTGGCTAAATTATACAGGCAagcaaaatttaatgaatttgtaCAATCTCAACTCGGCGCAAAATATACCAGTTCTTGTGCAGTAACCGGCATCATTTAACGCTTGGCGAGACAATCATTCATTGTAGTCTTATTCATTATCTTGATAGTTTGTTGAAGAAAGCATAAtaaattactttgatgaaGTAGACTTCTGGTTTGCTGGGTTGGGTGGGTGCTTGGGTTGGGATAACAATGTCTTGTTGTTCTTCGGGTTTCTTGACCAAAACGTAGACCAaagttttctcttcattttggGGTTGAAGTGGGATTTGAGGAGCTTGGTAAGATGGAGGTGATGGGGCTTTGATGAAGATAATTTTGTAATGCTTCTGGGCCTGTCCTACTGGAATTGGTCTTTGTGGACGGATTTCCTCTGGCTCTGGTGGGGGAACATGGACCTTTAACCcgaaggaaaagaaaaattaatccaaaaaactttgatttaaACACATTGAACATACGTAgatatgtttttgaacgatTGCTGATCCACCGCTACTATAACTTCCACCGAATCCTGATCCTACAACaagaacaaatgttttcatttaaatgtcGAACACAATTTCAAACTATCTTGTTGCACATCATGCAAGTGATGTAACACTATTTTCACTTGCGGCACAAGCACAATTTTCAATAGAGCAAAGCACATTGATGTTTTCAACAATTAAGGAAAATGAAGTCACTGATATATTCGCACCTCCGAATCCACCCGAAGATGCACCACCGAATCCGCCTGACGAAGCTCCACCGCCGAATCCACCGAATCCTCCGGATGAGACACCGCCGAATCCACCGGATGAGCCACCAGAGAATCCTCCGGACGAACCGCCGGAGAATCCACCTGAATGTCCACCACTTGATCCGAATCCGGAGCTACCGAAATTCGATCCACCACTAACACCACTAAATCCACCACTGCTATGTCCACCACCCGAACTACCACCGGATGGTCGACTATACGAATATCCTGCTTCAGGTCTGGCCGCGGCGATCGCCAAACACGAAATTAACACAAAGGCTCTcatatttaataataaaatgtttttactttGTTCGTTTTTTGAGCAATACTGAATGTTGACTGATGACTCTGTGCCAGCAgattcaatttatattaaccACGACGGATAACCCAAGACAAGATTCAATAACAAAACGAAAGACTTACACttaagaagaataaaaaaaaaattaaaaagcatTCACCTACATTTCAGGAGGGGgctataaaatgcaaaattgtcCAAAACCATAGTATCATCTTCTGCTGTATTATACAAATATACATAGTACAAATGTACGTTGTAGATACATATTATTATACCGTCATCGTGCATTACcacttttgttttgtatattaCAGCATGTACATGGTATGGTACATATTCTTTTACAAGCAACATTCacatgatttataaaaaaaacaacgaaaaaaaaacctcattaaattcgttttattATAGAAGGTACATGCATGTTTTGTTGTATCTAGCTATATGAACTGTACGTACACATCTATATACGCATATTATAAGATATGAGTGGTGTTACACAAGCGAGAGACGGTCTTTATCATATGATTTTATGGTCACTTAGAAAAATTATGCACTTGCGTTCGTCATGGATGGAACTGTGATgttaccaacaaaattttatttgagacAAAACCAGTATCGTGCCTATAATTGGCTGTAAATTCTACGTGCATCAGCGTAATTGTTGCAGTATGTTGTACATAACATCCACAAAATTGGATATTGTTTGCTTGCATGTGCATTGGCCAGGTAAAATTTGTACCAACAAGTTTTCTATTGAGCATTAAtgtaattacacatttttatcgtttgttttgttgacAATATTTCCAATTCATCTACCCACTCAATTCAATAAAGAAATTAGACCTTAGACGAAACCGGATCGATGCAAAATCCGATGAACATAATATACAACGTTAAATGATGGAAGATACCAATCTGTACTCTATGACGTGATGCTCAAGTTATTTCTATTGGAATTGTATCTCAATTAACTGAACTAGTAACCTAGAGCCTGCCTATAATTGGTGTACCTTGATGCAATCTAATTAACAATATTCCTTTACAACTGGTTATGAGGCTGTGTatgcacgaaaaaaaaaataatgaatttgttGAATATTGTCGTATTTGGTATGGGAATAGTGAGTTACCGTTGTAGAAGCGTAATTCATATTGATGTTGAGGATTGATTTAtgaatttcaatagaaaatttgagaatgaATAGCAATGTGGCAATGAGTAACAAAATTGAAGGTTCGAGGGTTCGAAGGTACAGTTCGAGAATAAGAGAGATGGATCTGGAATTAATATAACTGTTAAGGCAGTTATCAGCGCTTAAGACAAGAAGAAGGAAAATGATAGaagtcaaaatgtaaaatgtccaAAGAATCTTTATCTGCTGTAAgttaaaaatattcataattttcagcaACAATCTAGTTAGCAAACGTAGTTCATTTGCACACGGTGTAATTGTCGTGCGCAAATCTATGTAATAATGTAATAAATAAGGGTAACATATTAGTAAATTAGGTTTTGCGTTCACGACGTGTTGCCGAACCCTCTTCGTTCGTATCGGCTCACATCTCACAACTCCATCTACTAACTAGTTAACAATATAACAACTTTAGTAAAAGCGATAGAATAAACAATGATCGATTTTACCAATAATTTCTCTTTGTTTCGGATAATTGCTTTTACTTCTGTCACAAAATCATTCTCAACTATGACGACTATAAAGACAATAAGAAAGAACGATTAACAAGACGAAAATCATTCTAAAATTGGCTGAAGTTGAAGTTGGAAATGATTGTTGAAAAGAGCGTTAATTTGCCACATTAAAAAAGGTAACTTATCCAGATAGACTAACGATTAATGATAGACGACGGACTCCaattatacaattaaattcattatgTGAGGACTgacagagaaaatattttagtgaaacaaaaaaattgtttttttttcttggtttatCTACGGTTTGATCGTAAAGAagtacgtaaataactatcaGCTAGATTAATAGGAAAATTGCCATCAACTTGCCATCATTATGTCCAAAACGAAATTGcattaattaaacaaacacGATAATTGCCAAAATCGTATAACATTGGATCgacattttaaacaattcTTCGAACCAGTATCGGACTAACTACCAACGggaaaagcacataaaattcaaaacaagaatagaccggctaaagcctggtgaggtcttttttctttttctcgattttttctggaggcaagcaggaagaatagtttcatTAGTCGATATCCAGATGTTGAACAATAAACATCTCCACCAACTTTCACCAATTtagtagtcaactaccacattatcgaattataaataggcaagcagcctaaataatttcatcagtcggtgtgcagctctcaaacagtaaacatctcttccacATCTCTATCAGCATGGTCGTCAACTActagtttggtagtcaactaccaaaaattaagctttaaataggcgagcatgtagaataattttgtcagtcgtcgtgtagttctcgaatagcaAACATCTCTTctccaactaaaaaactttcgaattgcaatgttaactctgagctatcggttatcagataacaaacaattattatttgcctggtgttgatatgctcatggtgtctttgcaattttgaatgtcaatccagctcgGAACTACCAtaactaccaaaactaccgactaccaaattttctgtCTATAAATAGGCGAGCAAGTAGAATCATTTCGTCAATCGGTGCTTAGTTCTTcaacagtaaacatctctgtcgaaaattacgtttggtagtcaataaTAATCTTGGTAgtcagctaccaactaccacATTTTATCAGATGacagataattattattggcctggtgttgatttgctcatggtgtctttgcaattttgaatgtcaatccagctcgGAACTACCATAACTACCAAAACTactgactaccaaattttctgtCTATAAATAGGCGAGCAAGTAGAATCATTTCGTCAATCGGTGCTTAGTTCTTcaacagtaaacatctctgtcgaaaattacgtttggtagtcaataaTAATCTTGACAgtcagctaccaactaccacATTTTATCAGATGacagataattattattggcctggtgttgatttgctcatagtgGCTTTGCAATTCGGAATATCAATCCAGCTACCAAAACTACTAACTTCcaaaactaccaactaccggctgagagctaccaaaactaccaaatttgtggaacagacAGACAGAGAAAGCGGCCATAATACGGTATTTCTTCTagaagaaaactaaaaaaacttttcttcatATCAACATGTTTAAGACcattcgggaatcgcccgaattCCCAGTATATGGCCAGTCCAGCACTgcttcgaatttattttaattccaaCATTCTGTTgggaaaaatgtattttttaagGAGTCGTTGTCTGGTAATCTCTTATAAGGAAAACCGAAAGCGAAAGTAATTAGCATAACCCAATGTCACAGTGTTGTTGGGAAATTACATTAAGATTAATTATTATCGGCGTTCATAGACGCGTGTTAGATAAATGTGAATAATCATTTCTTGAGTAGTAAGTTTTCAGattctaaaaatttgttgttcaaTTACGTCAAATCGGTCCAAgtccaaaaattgtttagtgGCTGGTATACGCGTGATAAATCGTCGCTTGAACCCATCTGGGCATATTATCTCATCGTGTGCTTTATTGTGTAAATGAAGACGCGACAAAAGAGTAAGGAAATGGCATTTTCCCGCTTTACACTAATGTATGATTCAAGTCTCTAATGGATATAACCACCACGTACTATAATTTGAATTGTTCTAAGTTCAAACTTTATGACCATTAAGATATATCACTTGATACAGTAGCTTTGTTCGCATTTCATCGTACATACGTGTCGTATATGTAATATCCGGAATTGTTCAGTTCACGTACAAACTCAAAAGCAATATTAAGAGCgattagaaaaaataaatgatctATTGGTTTGGTTATACAGTGACAACCATAAAAGCGACGAGCGCTGAAATGAAGAGATGTAGTTTTGTCTCAAACTTTCACGCTGCTGCACATCTGACTCCATATAGTGTATGTACAACATCACTTCACATCATGACAATTACGCTGTCACGTTTTTTTATGTCAGTTACGACCGTAAAGATAatatagttgaaaaaaatggatAAGAATTCTATTCAATATTCGCAGGCCATAGAGGCTAGCGtgccaataaattttcttggtgtcacaaaatttctatttcctaAAAGTTTGGAAATATTCATAGAAGAACTCCGAATAGATATTTCTCATCATGAAACTGATGGCGTCGAAAGTGCTGATGAAGGTGTATGAAACAATGCAATAAATATCAGCGTTCCATCTAATTACGGTTCCATTAAAATTGAACCACCTCTGAGCATTAATGACGAGGACAGGACGTTCAATTGGACTGCATCAAGGAAGAACAGAACGTTGACAATATCATTGCTTCGAACAATAGCAGCGAAATATTCACATTTCTAGCATTACATTGAATCGCTGTGCATGACAAAAGCGTTGATGGAAAGGTGTTTTTGAAGGATGTCaccgaaaatattccaaaGCCCAACAATCCACTAGCCACGTCGAACGATGCGTGCAAATCTGGAGATATTGATCCAGATACTCATATTACCCATATCGCTGTCGATAGCTTCATACGATCGCCTCAGAAATTGAGCCACAATCAACCACTACcgcttcaaataaaaaaaaaatccagaaaaTAATTTGGCTCAATCAGGAGGAAGTTGGTTTGGCGGTAATGCAATTGTTTGGCCAGACATTTGATACAGTAATGATCTACGGTCTAGTAACATCATTAACCGTCGAGCAGGGCGGCTTGACACAACGTTTTGTCATGGACGATGGTTCCGGTTTAATAAATGTGATTTGGAAAGCTAACAGCGAAATGTTAGGTCCGTTGAGTCCTCATTCGGCAATAGGGCTAGGGCAtattgaatttttagaattttaagggccgctatagcctgtgtgcggaaaacgtagatcattgaaaactaattccaggcatatggttgatggatccgaaggtgcccggggagaagtccccccggacgactttaactttcaaatggtcataactcggaaagttgagagtatttctgaaaacaatgttctactcgacctcctctacaacctcatgccaaaagctaataATAatacttaataatttgtctctcaggaaataaaagtcaaaaacgaaaatgtcgaactttcgatgttagaaaacctcgacagacacaccttttggaccatcggtttctttggcagttttgtagagtttttaacgctctacatcctgctagaacattgttttcaaaaatactcttaactttccgagttatgaccatttgaaagttaaagtcgtccggggggacttcttcccgggcaccttcggatccatcaaccatatgcctggacttagttttcaatgatctacgttttacgcacacaggctatcgcggcctcaaaattcgatacgccctattcGGCAACGATTCATCGTACTAACTACTGATCGATAGTCTTGAAGCTATCATTCAAATCACCAAACGAAACATTACTTAGCggatcaaattgaaattgttcggATATGAAGGAACTGTTGGTAAATTATTTAGATCTAGTAAAAATAGTGTTGAATTGCATGCAAGCGACATTGAAGATGATAGTAGCGATCGTGCGCGgcaaccgtttttttttcagaaacaCCTAATATGAAGAGAAATATAGAAATAGCTAATTCtatgaaatatcaaattatttttgaaattgaagagTGCAAAGTATGAGagatcaaattgaaatttggaaataaaattttttgctgtTGCGTATGAAGCAAGCGGTCAACGATCTGAACCACCGGAGTTCAGTCCGGAGTTCAGTCCGGTGGTTCAGATCGTTGACCGCTTGCTTCATACGCAAGAGGTCTCGGGTTCGAATCTCATTAGGGCGCGTacagcaaaaaattttatttccaaatttcaatttaatctCTCATACTTTGCACTCttcaatttcagaaattagtCTACGGTCGGTGTGTccgaagcaatacaacatcCAAAATAATCAAACTATTGTTTCCATTCAGCCAATGACTTCTTACTTTCACTACGTTCCTGGagttgtaaaaataaaaaaaattgagattgGTTCTCAAGATTGTAGCGAAACCTTTTATATTGTTCCGTTGCATTAATGCTAAGATGTCAGAGAGGCACATTCATCAATCGTATAACTAGATTACTATGTAATTTTGGTCGAACCCAagaaaaccatcaaaaacTGGTCGGCACTGGTGACTGTCAGATATAATAATTGCAATTGAGCTTTATGACTCAAACCGTGAATTGCTCTAAATATTGATATCCTAAatgtttagttttttttttaaccagGGCTTATTTTAGAGGATTTTTAATCCGCAAAATGCTGAAAAttccgagaaaaaaaatcagaaatttttcggaattttttcagagtTTTTATTCTTGACTTGAGTGGTACTCGGTTTTATCTGCCGAGAACAgaaatatcgagataaacagtTTATCACGAGAGGAATAAATGCGAAATTATCGTTCTGTTGTATATTAGTGAACTGGAAGTGGTTCGCAGAGCGCtatttgtaacaattttcgaaaactcGTTTTCGGTGTCTCAGTTTTCTGGAGGATTTTACGCTCTGGAAAGCTTATAAGTCGATAGGCATATCAACTCAACATTTGTCATCAACCTTACATGCGTTTGACAGCTCCTCGAATTTCCTACAAAATAAGCAATAGCACATTGCCTTTAATTCAAACTCATAGTAGCTACAGAGTGCACCAAACTATAGCCACAGTTCCTTAGGAGCAATTTAGTAACTTATGATTTACGTGGCTACTAGAAAATTGTCTAAATTGACGCTACGAACCGTAAATTCAGAGGGGGAAACTACTTAAAAAAACGCTGTACCATGACTTTGTCATGCTGAGAGTCAAGCTGAACTcataataacaaaagaaacaaCACATAACATAACAAGCTGAACTAATGACATTGACCTTACATGTATTTGTACAGTGACTTTTCTGTGCCCTGTACCATGAGTAGTTTTCCCCTTGGAAAATACGATTTCTACGGTTTATGCGCGGAAAGTTCGAACTATAGTCTATAGCCAGTTCTACCGTAATCAGTAGTCAATTCTGTATCAACAAACATACATTGCCtggatcaaaaaaaaaagaaaaactatgTAACCTGGACCAGAACCAACCGATTTCTTCAAATTCGGTATGTGCCTTGTATTTATTGCGCATATTCCactattattttaattaaatttcattacgctattacaattaaattaaGTAAATAATAGTTGCGATgattttaaatagattttataaagagtctctctctctctctttctctctttcGCACATACTCTCTGTTATGCTAATAATACGGTTCGTTGAGATTCCATCCATTGTTTTTTATCGAATCACattcattttaacaaattaaattcaatatgATTTTAATGttatcaattttcatattataatGAGCTTATTCATGGTTAGACGAAcgaatttatattaaaatacaaaattaaatttactaaTAAGCATTTTCTGGCAAATAGAGTTTTCGGTTGGAAAATTAAACAACTTTGCGTAAACGCAAATGTTTCGTACGATTAACCGAATTAAAGTAAACGGGAAGTTAATTATCCATTCGAACggcgaaaattatttttgctttGCAGCGAAACATTCATGCCCCAAAAAATGTAGTAGTATATGGATGTGGGAATATACAacgtaaagaaaattttgttaattaagcTTTAATTACGACAAATGTAGAAAGGACGACAGACTGATGGTTTATTCCCTTTTGCTAATTCGTTTCACACTCACATAAATACAGAATTTGCAATTGAATTATCCGCAGAGATAACTCTCATCGgacacttcatttttttttttaaattgacttgcaaatcaacaaaaccaaaaatcaATATACCCGCGTTGTCACATGGTCCGGAATTAAGAAACCAAAATTTATCTCGAAATATGATTTCAAAACAGAGATTCAATGGTTATTTGCACACCAAGGCGCTCGAGTTGGAACTTCCTATGTGTTCCCGAGGcgaacacataatttttcatccaTACGTGGCGTGAATAACAGTTTTCATCCACGAAACAAGACATCTATTTGTTTCACCATTTTTCGAAATCAAAATACACTTGACAAAGCGAAAAACCGCTTGGCTCGCCCCATGGGAAAAACAAGAGTTGCGAAAATACAAGTTTTCTCCACTGACCTGTCATCAGAGAGAGCGTCAACCAAACGCCATCTTCTCACCCTTCAACACCTCATTCGCTTTCACTAAATTAGGATTTTTATATACAACATGTACATACGATTATGATTAGGTATATCTGGTaacattttcagatttttaatatttttctaacCTATCGAACCTCACGACTTTTCGCTTTGTCAATATTGTTCTTTAGTTGTTGAAATGCAGCATGCTCGCAGTTCGAACCGTTATCAGTTAAGACATATTTTAGTGGCATGAGTATCTGAAATTTATAGGGAAGATAGC of Bradysia coprophila strain Holo2 chromosome X unlocalized genomic scaffold, BU_Bcop_v1 contig_26, whole genome shotgun sequence contains these proteins:
- the LOC119069348 gene encoding glycine-rich cell wall structural protein-like isoform X2 → MRAFVLISCLAIAAARPEAGYSYSRPSGGSSGGGHSSGGFSGVSGGSNFGSSGFGSSGGHSGGFSGGSSGGFSGGSSGGFGGVSSGGFGGFGGGASSGGFGGSGFGGSYSSGGSAIVQKHIYVHVPPPEPEEIRPQRPIPVGQAQKHYKIIFIKAPSPPSYQAPQIPLQPQNEEKTLVYVLVKKPEEQQDIVIPTQAPTQPSKPEVYFIKYKTQKEGGSIGGGIGGGIGGGIGGGIGGGIGGGIGGGHSSDIGGGHSAGGDIGSIGGSGSGIDFGSSHGSSGPSAQYGPPGKSGPY
- the LOC119069348 gene encoding glycine-rich cell wall structural protein-like isoform X1, whose product is MRAFVLISCLAIAAARPEAGYSYSRPSGGSSGGGHSSGGFSGVSGGSNFGSSGFGSSGGHSGGFSGGSSGGFSGGSSGGFGGVSSGGFGGFGGGASSGGFGGASSGGFGGSGFGGSYSSGGSAIVQKHIYVHVPPPEPEEIRPQRPIPVGQAQKHYKIIFIKAPSPPSYQAPQIPLQPQNEEKTLVYVLVKKPEEQQDIVIPTQAPTQPSKPEVYFIKYKTQKEGGSIGGGIGGGIGGGIGGGIGGGIGGGIGGGHSSDIGGGHSAGGDIGSIGGSGSGIDFGSSHGSSGPSAQYGPPGKSGPY